A part of Jaculus jaculus isolate mJacJac1 chromosome 17, mJacJac1.mat.Y.cur, whole genome shotgun sequence genomic DNA contains:
- the Cx3cr1 gene encoding CX3C chemokine receptor 1 → MPTSLPELDLYSFDYDESAEACEMGDIVAFGTLFLSIFYSLVFAFGLVGNLLVVLALSNSRKPKSITDIYLLNLALSDLLFVATLPFWTHYVVSEQGLHNAMCKLTTAFFFIGFFGGIFFITVISIDRYTAIVLAAHPVTNRTAQHGVTVSLGVWAAAMLVATPQFMFTKRKENECLGDYPEALREVWPVLRNAEANVLGFLLPLLVMSFCYFRIIQTLFSCKNQKRAKAVRLILLVVTVFFLFWTPYHVVIFLETLKFYDFFPSCDTKRGLRLALSVTETVAFSHCCLNPLIYAFAGEKFRRYLVHLLRKSLAVLCGRPAPATFSPSEAQRSQRGSVASSNFTHHTSDGEGSLLL, encoded by the coding sequence ATGCCCACGTCCCTCCCTGAACTGGATCTGTATTCCTTTGATTATGACGAGTCTGCTGAGGCCTGTGAGATGGGGGACATCGTGGCCTTCGGGACCCTCTTCCTGTCCATCTTCTACTCCCTCGTCTTTGCCTTTGGCCTGGTGGGAAACCTGCTGGTGGTGCTGGCCCTGAGCAACAGCCGCAAACCCAAGAGCATCACGGACATTTACCTCCTGAACTTGGCCTTGAGTGACCTGCTCTTCGTGGCCACCTTGCCCTTCTGGACTCACTACGTGGTCAGCGAGCAGGGTCTCCACAATGCCATGTGCAAGCTCACGACCGCCTTCTTCTTCATCGGCTTCTTCGGGGGCATCTTCTTCATCACCGTCATCAGCATCGACAGGTACACGGCCATTGTCCTGGCTGCCCACCCCGTGACGAACAGGACCGCGCAGCACGGTGTCACCGTCAGCCTGGGCGTGTGGGCGGCGGCCATGTTGGTGGCGACGCCGCAGTTCATGTTCACGAAGCGGAAGGAGAACGAATGCCTGGGCGACTACCCCGAGGCCCTGCGGGAGGTCTGGCCGGTGCTGCGGAACGCGGAGGCCAACGTCCTCGGCTTCCTGCTGCCCCTGCTCGTCATGAGCTTCTGCTACTTCAGAATCATCCAGACGCTGTTCTCCTGCAAGAACCAGAAGAGAGCCAAAGCCGTCAGGCTCATCCTGCTGGTGGTCACCGTGTTTTTCCTCTTCTGGACGCCCTACCACGTGGTCATCTTCCTGGAGACGCTCAAATTCTACGACTTCTTCCCCAGCTGCGACACCAAGAGGGGCCTGAGGCTGGCCCTCAGTGTGACCGAGACGGTGGCGTTCAGCCACTGTTGCCTCAACCCCCTCATCTACGCGTTTGCCGGGGAGAAGTTCAGAAGGTACCTCGTCCACCTGCTCCGGAAGAGCCTGGCCGTCCTGTGCGGCCGCCCCGCCCCGGCCACCTTCTCCCCGTCGGAGGCGCAGCGCAGCCAGCGGGGAAGCGTTGCGAGCAGTAACTTCACTCACCACACGAGCGATGGCGAGGGGTCCCTTCTGCTCTGA